One Vigna unguiculata cultivar IT97K-499-35 chromosome 11, ASM411807v1, whole genome shotgun sequence DNA window includes the following coding sequences:
- the LOC114169864 gene encoding TMV resistance protein N-like, whose protein sequence is MPSKAIIQCSSSSSSQVTRTYDVFVSFRGEDTRNNFTDFLFQALRRKGFDAFKDDADLRKGESIAPELQQAIEGSRVFIVVFSKNYASSTWCLRELAHICYLVETPGRHVLPIFYDVDPSDVRKQSGYYEKPFVEFEERFREDNEWMEEVQRWREALTQVANLSGWDIRNRPQYEGIEVIVRKVTDILGHKFSSLPNDNLVGMEFRVEELEKLLYSESSNEVRVFGISGMGGVGKTTLVRALYERICHQYDFTCYIDDVNQIYGDSSTLGVQKQLLSCSLNEKYEEICNVSEGTYLIWKRLHRKKALIVLDNVDEVEQLKVFSGNRDTMLRDCLGRGSIIIIISRDEQILRIHGVDEVRHVQPLEEEEAVQLFCRHAFKANVIMSDFEKMTYEVLWHAQGHPLAIEILGSTLFGLSVSQWRSALAMLRENKSKKIMDVLRISFEALDSTNKEIFLDISCFLHNYIMDHAVEILNIRGFYPDFGLQVLINKSLLIVKHGIIKMHRLLIDLGQSIVREISPKEPRNWSRVWSCKDLQKILSNNMPAENLEAVVFNQFEFRKRTLSADAFSNLSHLKLLKINGPYFSGSLDYLPSELGYLYWNRYPFKSLPPRFLPYKLVSLSLTYSNIERLWEDTKPLHSLKHLDLSYSEKLIKLPDLGEAINLERLCLRYCTKIREIHPSIGLLRKLSNVTLEGCENLIKLPHFEETQNLEILNLERCIKLEKLHPSIGHIRKLKSLYLRHCESLTMLPDFGEDLNLERLYLDRCIKLRHINPSIHRLKKLTILCLAGCKRLVSLPITILCLNSLSDLYVSTCSNLSYIQLLEEARDEGHLKRPCVGEASVRSSIMKRWFKWPLHLLHSRTHKDSASHLLPSPNFSCIRVLQLSFCALLEIPDVVGSLHSLERLKLSGNSFSKLPSLKELSKLHYLVLRHCKQLKYLPELPSQTYLPSPTTEFPVCTDTKDKEIDLHFVNSVLDALNCPKLDEIERERCTKMAVSWMIQILQAQYRRDPLSITNKYFSSLTPGSEIPRLFNHQYKSSYVSSIDASPYRNDYVAAVFCVLFEARCKRGIVSPMCPQKAKGGSKIPMLLDDDLAVMDNCSDYLWMTFLNKYEFLEYQHSRLYNNISEVVGDGFHISVKKWGYRLIYDLDLELSILARMHGGS, encoded by the exons AACAAGCCATTGAAGGGTCTCGCGTTTTCATCGTGGTCTTCTCTAAGAACTATGCTTCCTCAACTTGGTGCTTGCGTGAACTTGCACACATTTGCTATTTGGTTGAAACACCGGGAAGACATGTTCTACCTATTTTTTATGATGTGGATCCGTCAGATGTGCGAAAACAGAGTGGCTATTACGAGAAACCCTTTGTCGAATTCGAAGAAAGATTTAGAGAAGATAATGAATGGATGGAGGAAGTACAGAGATGGAGAGAAGCTCTCACACAAGTTGCCAATCTCAGTGGCTGGGACATTAGAAATAG GCCACAATATGAAGGGATTGAAGTAATTGTTCGAAAGGTGACAGATATATTGGGTCATAAATTTTCAAGTCTTCCGAATGATAATCTAGTTGGGATGGAATTTCGTGTTGAGGAATTAGAAAAACTCTTATATTCGGAGTCAAGTAATGAAGTTAGAGTTTTTGGAATCAGTGGAATGGGTGGAGTAGGAAAGACAACTCTTGTTCGTGCTTTATACGAAAGAATCTGTCATCAATATGATTTTACTTGTTATATCGATGATGTGAACCAGATATATGGAGATTCTAGTACATTAGGTGTACAAAAGCAATTGCTTTCTTGTTCtctaaatgaaaaatatgaagagATTTGCAATGTTTCTGAGGGAACTTATTTGATATGGAAAAGGCTACATCGTAAAAAGGCACTCATAGTTCTCGATAATGTTGATGAAGTTGAACAGCTAAAGGTTTTTAGTGGGAATCGAGACACTATGTTACGTGATTGCCTAGGTAGAGGGAGCATAATCATCATAATTTCTAGAGATGAACAAATATTGAGGATACATGGAGTAGATGAGGTTCGCCATGTTCAACcactagaggaagaagaggcCGTTcaattattttgtagacatGCTTTCAAAGCTAATGTTATTATGAGTGATTTTGAAAAGATGACATATGAGGTACTGTGGCATGCTCAAGGCCATCCTTTAGCAATTGAAATATTGGGTTCAACATTATTTGGTCTAAGTGTATCACAATGGAGAAGTGCATTAGCTATgctaagagaaaataaaagtaaaaagattATGGATGTGCTGAGAATAAGTTTTGAAGCATTGGATTCTACAAACAAGGAAATATTTCTAGACATTTCTTGCTTTCTCCATAATTATATAATGGATCATGCAGTAGAAATTCTAAATATTCGTGGATTTTATCCCGACTTTGGCTTGCAAGTTCTCATAAATAAATCACTCTTGATCGTTAAGCATGGGATAATTAAAATGCATCGGTTGTTGATCGATTTGGGCCAGTCTATTGTTCGTGAAATATCACCTAAAGAGCCAAGAAATTGGAGCAGAGTGTGGAGCTGCAAGGATCTACAAAAAATACTGTCCAATAACATG CCAGCAGAAAATCTTGAAGCCGTAGTTTTTAATCAGTTTGAATTCCGTAAAAGAACCTTGAGCGCCGATGCGTTTTCAAACCTGAGTCATCTTAAGTTGCTCAAGATCAATGGTCCATATTTTTCCGGAAGCCTGGACTATCTTCCTAGTGAATTAGGATATCTATATTGGAATCGATATCCTTTTAAGTCTTTGCCACCTCGTTTTCTACCATACAAGCTTGTTTCGTTGTCCCTGACTTATAGCAATATCGAGCGACTATGGGAAGATACAAAG CCTTTACACAGTTTGAAGCATTTGGATCTCTCATATTCAGAAAAACTAATAAAGTTGCCAGATTTAGGGGAGGCCATAAATCTTGAGCGGCTATGTCTGAGATATTGCACAAAAATAAGGGAGATCCATCCATCCATTGGTCTCCTAAGAAAACTTTCTAATGTGACCTTGGAAGGCTGCGAAAATCTTATAAAGTTGCCACATTTTGAAGAGACCCAAAATCTTGAAATACTAAATCTTGAGAGATGTATAAAACTGGAGAAGCTCCATCCATCCATTGGTCATATAAGAAAACTGAAATCTTTGTACTTAAGACACTGCGAAAGTCTTACAATGTTGCCAGATTTTGGAGAGGACCTAAATCTTGAAAGACTATATCTCGATCGATGTATAAAGCTCAGGCATATCAATCCCTCCATTCATCGTCTAAAAAAGCTTACTATTTTGTGTTTGGCAGGCTGCAAAAGGCTAGTAAGCTTGCCCATCACAATATTATGCCTCAATTCTCTCAGTGATCTGTATGTCTCGACCTGTTCAAATCTGTCTTATATCCAATTATTAGAAGAAGCAAGGGATGAAGGTCATTTGAAGAGGCCTTGTGTAGGTGAAGCTTCTGTAAGATCATCTATCATGAAAAGGTGGTTTAAGTGGCCTTTACACTTGTTGCATTCAAGAACACATAAAGATTCAGCTAGCCACTTGTTGCCTTCTCCCAATTTCTCATGCATTCGTGTACTTCAACTAAGTTTCTGTGCTTTACTTGAAATCCCTGATGTTGTTGGAAGTTTGCACAGCTTAGAAAGGCTAAAGTTAAGTGGAAACAGTTTTTCTAAACTACCAAGCCTCAAAGAGCTTTCCAAACTGCATTATTTAGTCTTAAGGCATTGCAAGCAACTGAAATATTTGCCTGAGCTCCCTTCACAAACGTACTTGCCATCGCCAACTACAGAATTTCCAGTATGTACAGACACGAAAGATAAAGAAATAGATCTACATTTTGTAAATTCAGTATTAGATGCTTTGAACTGCCCAAAATTAGATGAGATTGAAAGGGAACGCTGCACTAAAATGGCTGTTTCATGGATGATACAAATACTACAG GCACAATACCGCAGAGATCCGTTGTCCATAacgaataaatatttttcaagtcTTACTCCTGGAAGTGAAATACCAAGGTTGTTCAACCATCAGTATAAGTCTAGCTATGTAAGTAGCATTGACGCATCTCCCTATCGGAATGACTATGTGGCTGCTGTGTTTTGTGTATTATTCGAAGCTCGATGCAAAAGGGGTATTGTGTCACCAATGTGTCCTCAGAAAGCAAAAGGAGGCAGTAAGATTCCAATGCTTCTTGATGATGATCTAGCCGTCATGGACAATTGTTCAGATTACTTGTGGATGACCTTTTTGAATAAATATGAATTCCTTGAATATCAGCACTCACGtttgtataataatatatcaGAAGTAGTCGGGGATGGTTTTCATATTTCCGTGAAGAAATGGGGGTATCGTCTGATATATGATCTCGATCTAGAATTATCTATTTTAGCAAGGATGCATGGTGGAAGTTAG